The genomic DNA AGAGCGAGATGATGTCGAGGCGCTTATCGCGGGGTTGGAACAAGCCAATCTCGATGATGAAAAGGCagagggtgaaggaagatagGGAAATGCATGGAACGAACAATGACTTTGCAAAGGGTTCATTTATGTACCTGCTTTTACTGCGTGAATGTCATTATAATATCCAAAAGTCGACAGCGAATGAAAAGGTGATCGAGTCCCTTTCATCCCTAACCTCTCCCTCCGCAAGTCTAAGCAATAAACATATTCACCGCCTTGATACTATACAACAAAAATCTCCGCTCCATTCGCCAGGTCCATTTTTTAAACATATGATCACAACGGTAGACCTTTCTTTGgcgttttcttttttcgtGATGTTGATGCGCGCGCTTCAGCCTATTCTTTCCTATTCTCATtaaggaaggaaggcaCTTGGTAAAGCGCTTGCTAAGCCACCGCCAAAGGGCCCCCCCACCACGCCTAATGCCGACGccgcttccttctccttctctgcttccaGTCTCgctttctcttctgccttcttcttcttcctctgtaACTTCATGTGCACAAGCCCCTATCGACAAATGGATGTCAGCGTCTATCCAAGTCGCTTGTGAGCGTTTGGCACTCCTTTCCCCCGAGGAAAAGTGATCGTAAACCAGCTCATGATGGAGCTGGTGTCCCCTAGAAAAGCGGGAAAGGAGCCAAAGCAGGGGTTGGTAAGAAGAGTTGGGACTTACACAAGCGTTACACAGTGTTCTCGGGCCCATCGgtcctctcctccactctgGTGTCTCTGTCGCGCCACAGCCCAAACACGTCGGCGGCGGcccattcttcttgtcgCCCGAgtttcccctcttcctccccgccATGGTGTTTCCTGACAAAGCACCGGTACTACTCGCGGAGCCACTGCTGCCTTGCTTCCCATTCACGATATTGACACTGTTTCCATGGTTGGCATTGTTCGAAGTTGGGTTGACATGATTTGTTGACGATGCACCAGGTCCCGGGCTAGGTACCATATGGACTTGGCCGGCTATTCCTGTGGGTAAAGATGCTACGCCTACTCCCGTCGGAGGCGTGAGAGCCTGATGATGGGAGTTCATTTGTCCTGTGAGGATTTGGtgcccttcattggcaaGATGAACGATCGATTCGTATGTGGTTGTGTGGTTGTGGTTTTCAGGTATATGCGGGGCAGGTTGGGTGTTCTGGACAAAGTAGGGGACGGAATCATATATGTGGGTGTAAATGGCCAGTGCCTGCGGGCGAATGCAAGGTTAGTCCCGTCATCAAACGACTTTGACAATGTAAACTACTTGCCTGCGAGTATTCGTCTGGCCCAATTCTTTGTTGGTTTAGAGCTCTATCCCAAGGCTCATGATTGCCCGCGTCTGGTAATACTGGCAGGTAGGGTTGCTGTACTCCCGTGTTACTGTAAATTATCCCGTCGTAACCAGTATTGTATAGTGGATTAGGAAGATTGTTAGGGGTATGTGTCGGCTCACCGTAGCCTTTTAACAGTTCCTGCGGCGGAATAAAGGAGAATGCAGGCTGGTTAAGCGGTGACGGTTGATGAGACGGCGATATTTGGGCAggagggtggatggaatTTGATGGCGGCAGACCGGCGTGCGGCAAACTCATGTTGTTATTCTGCTGCACCGATTGGGTCGAATTGGACGTGGTCGATCGCTGTGGTTGCGGGCGAGAGTACGGCTGAAATCtgggtgatgaagaaggggcgGCAGTAGCTGAGCCGGAGTTTGGAGGCCTGGCCAGGTTACTGTTGAGCTGTGGCGAGGGGTTCGTGGAGGCGTAGGACTGTGACGGGTCGTATATATACTGGACAGGCTGCTCCTGCTGGGATGTCTGCTGCGCGAGGGAACCCGCGGGGTGATACGGGGAGTGGTGACGCTGCGGATACTTTGACATTGTGCTGTGCTGTGCTGGCGGGTGTGGGAACGGGTGCAGGGGGGCTGGGGGCCAGAGGAGGCGCGAGTTATTATAGGCGTGAGCTATGACATGCGGGTCAAGCAAAGCGGAATGGGCGGCAAAGAAAGTGGAGAGTTGAAAAGCTACTAGTGGTCCACCCCCCCGCAAGTCGCAATCCCTTCCTGTTCTTTcggtcaagaagatgactcTGGGAGAGCCGTGCCTGGGAAAATTGAAGACCCAGGACAATCAGGGACAGCAACGGGATAGCGCGAGGCACCCCAGCTAGATTATTTACTCCCGCAGGGTCCAGCCTCGAGAAAGCAGGACGTCAGAGGAGGACTTTTGGGGCGGACAGCGCCGCCACATGGGAAGAGACGCAGAGTTCCCATTCAAGTTGATCCCGATCAGAGCCACGAGCCACCACGACCATCATAGAATCCGGCGGATCATTTCTTGGCCAGATCCCTCACGAAGCTAGAGAACAAGCATATATCACAGAACTGCAGGGCTTCCACATCCCATATCCAAGCCCCTTACCCGCGCTGAAAAGAGCAGAGACCCGAAGTCCGAAGCAAATCGCAAGCATTTCGTTACAAATTACATCGACACAGCCCCGCGATTTATCCAATACAGACAGAATGAGCCAGTGAGTCTTCATCTAGCCTAGATGTTGTGCGCGCATTAACCACCCCAATCTGCTGCCACCTGGCACCTCATTCACTGTCAATTTCGTCTTGGCACGCACAAGTCGAACCACGCTATCGCAACGAAACCCACAATCATCTAATGTACTCTTCCCTCCGTCGGGACCATCGTCTGGTCGCgtatctccttcatcctttcgACCAGGTTCCTCAGCGGGCACGAGCCAATTTTCGGAATCTCCATATGGAGGTGGTATGGGGAGCGGATATACGAGAGCAACGCATGACATCGAGGGACAGAATGATGAACGATTGGAAGGATTGTTAGGCAAGGTTAAGATCTTGAAAGACGTGAGTCGTAATCAGGTGCTTGAGAAATTTGTATTTGCTTACGGTAAGATGCAGATCACTACAGGAATAGGGAACGAAGTGAGGGATAGTAATATCCAATTAGGTAACATGGCAAGTATTCATCTCCGATCTCTTTTTCTATTCCACGCGGTACGCTTCTAACTATAAACTCTAGAATGACACCTTTTCatctacttcttccttccttagCGGCACATTCAAGCGGATGAACAAGATGGCCAAACGGCAAGGAGGGAACTGGTGTTGGCTCATGATGTTTTTATTATTTGTCCTGTGGATCTTTGTTGTCCTTTGGTGGTTAAGGCGATGACGGCGTGTGTAGCATAGTAAAAGTTTCTTAACCTTTTAATGGAATACGATGTCTTCTTACCGCACGTGTAACGAACGAACAAGGCCGGGATCTGGTGTGTCTAAATAATGCTATACTTGCTTGGCTCAAGTGACAACAATAATAGGACAAAGCCGAGTCACGTGACGTCTTTTTCCAGACATTTCCAGTCCACTCTCATCTTTGTTCGACCGACAGCACCAGATATTTCGCTCGATTACATCTTGTCCAGAGCAAATTCGTGGATCTCCGACTCTTCCTAAGCGCTCGATAATGACAGTACTCAAGTGCACGAATCAGGCGTGTGGAAAGGAGttcgaggaggatgacaaCCAAGACAACAGCTGCGCTTATCACCCAGGAGGACCAGTATGTTCTCTTTCAACTGCACCCCGCGCTTGCACATTCTAACATCCTATAGATCTTCCACGAGGGACTCAAGTCATGGTGTAAGCAGCTGTAATATATGTTGGATCTGATATACTAATCTTCCGTCGCAGCGTGCTGCAAAGAAACCAACAAGCCTGTTCTCGAATTCGACGCTTTCATGGCCCTCCCACCTTGTACAACGGGCAAACACAGTTCAACTCTCCGTGTCAACCCCGCTGCACCGCAGAGGAATTCCCAGGCTGAACCATCTCCAGTAGTCACTAGCGTTTCCAAAGACGGTATTGAAACGTACGGCACTGCTGCTCCCACCGCCAAGCTTCCAGCCGCCGAATCTAGCAAAGTTTCAGTTTCAGACACTGCCACcgccgcttcttctttttctccttccgcGCTTACAGCTATTACACTTTCTGAACCCAAAATGGAGCAGAAagaagtcaaggaagaggaacacGATGATTTATCTGTTCCTGTACCTGATGGAGCGAGGTGCAAACGTCTTGCATGTGGAGCTACgtgggaaggggaagaggtCTCCaggggagagggggagaAAGCGGTTTGTAGGTACCACCCTCAGCCTGTCCGTctcaactttttttttcctccagaTGCGTGAGTAACGCTGATAAAAGAGTATCGGCATAGGCGATATTCCACGAAGGTTCAAAAGGTTACTTGTGCTGCAAGCGACGAGTGCTTGAGTTTGATGAATTTATGAAGATCCCAGGATGTAAAGAAGGGAAACACTTGTTCGTGGGCTccaaaaaggatgaagtgaGTCTATTTCATGAAATTTTATCTTTATTTTTGCAGGACAATTAAGCTCGCGATGCTCATGTTTGGCATCTCAATAGACTAAAGAGGAGGTGGTCAACTGTAGACTGGATCATTATCAGACACCAACACAAGTGATCGTCTCTGCATTCGCCAAAGGGTAAATATCTCCTATAATCCGTAAATTGTCTTATCTaaccctttcttctccagtGCCGATAAGTCTCGTTCCACTATCACATTCACCCCGCAGACACTCTCCCTTgacctctctctcccctcaAACAAACGGGTCCTTAAAACCGTTACTCTTTACGGGCCCATCGACCCCGAATTATCATCCTATCGTATACTCGGAACCAAAGTCGAGATCACTCTCGTCAAACCGAAACCCGCTAGCTGGCCTGTGCTCGAGTTGCCGCCTGCAGGAACCGAGTTGCCCCCCGGTTATGCGTTGACATTTGGTGTGAGTGGAAGGACCGGTACGATAGgtgggaaggagattgTCTTGGCGGCGGAGGAGCTGGCAAAGAGGCAATAAAGAAGTATATAAGCGAAGATGTTGTGATACTTGGGTGTTAAAGGGGATGCGTGGTTGTCATGGTGTACGGCATAGCATGGGCATTGTTTATACTACATACTCAAACAGATGAAAAGTTATGACTACTTACTTTCCTATCTGCTCTCAACCAAAAAACATGACGAGACTGCATATACAACAAACAGGGAGCAAAACGACCATTTGATTTACTTTTACTCATTGCGACACTCAAACATCTACGCGTATTcgttgaagaagtggaatAATCTGTGATCGCCCGCAGCAAAAGTGTCAGCAAAACAGTTTCTGTCACACATGAATGAAAGCACTTACGCGATCCCAGTCATCCATCGCTTGCTGCAGCATCTCCACCTGCCCGTCTGCATACGCCTGCAACGcgtccttcatctcctgcttcttttccaactcAAAATACGCATGCTCCTTGATCACCTCTTCTGAAAACGCGTTACTCGTCTCATGTGCTAATGTCACAGCATCTTGCAACTCTTTGATTTTCCCATCCATTtttctcatcctttcccGCCGGGTATGGATGTCATCTGTTCCGCGCAATTTATCCACCTGGTCACGGAGATATGTTCCGAGTCCTACAGGGGCCGCAGTATGACCTGAGGAAAGGGCTGCAAGGCGGTCACGTTCTGATACGATAGCCGAGAGATAAGCAGAGAGTTCTTCAAAGTCGAGTTGCTTTTGATCTCGGAGCTTGATGACATTACGATGGGTGGCAGAGTAGGATAGGAGAgagtgggaggaagagaggaacGGTTCGATGGTTGTGTTGTTCTATCGAAGTACTATCGCGTCAGTATAAGGATTCTCATTGAATATGGGCAGACACGTACCATGTGTTTGAGGAGAGTGGAAAAGTCAAGCATCTTCTCTGCAAAGCGGTTGAGAGGTTCGGTGATACCTGATTCGAGGTATCCCAACCCTTGATAGGCAGCTGCCATGTCCTGATAATCGGTCGCCAGGTCTAGATAGATTATCAGTGCTCTATAATACCGTCACCAATGGTAAGAGCCATACCATCGATCCGACTCTTTCCGCGCCCAATGACCCTTTCCACCCCAATCAGGccctcttcaaatctcTCCAACTCGTCGGTCATTTCCACGAATCTCGCATCCGGCTTGCGAACCCGGGAGAATGCATTAATAAAGGTGTCAGACAATGAGTCAATGAGGGAGGTGTGAGATTCAGGGGGTGGATGGGAAATGTGGTGGTGCTTGGCTACGCTCTGCACAGCAGCGTCAGCTTACTGATGGGCTGCGATATGAAATGGACTTGCCCATTCTGTGCTCTGAAGGAAGTCGTTGACAAGTTGGCTCCGTTGAAGAGTGGGGTGGCGTGCTATCCTATCCGCGAATCGTTGCAAGCTGCCGGTTGCATTAGTATAGATCGGTCTTTCACCATAACCTGGACCTACTCCACTCGGCGACGTTCGACAAACTCGGGTGAGAACCTGTCACCCTTGATGTATTCTGTACATATGACTTAGCAATGGTTTCCTTACGATGTAAAAGAAGTCTACCTAAGCGATGCTTATCAGGGATAGGAGGTACGACGCAAGCTGGGAAGTTTTTCACGAGGTGTTCTCGTAGAAAGACGAAGTCCTGAAATCGCCTTCGGACAACTGTGAGAGGTTTTCTAAATGTCGGAAGGCTCGTCTATTCATGTCGATCAGAACATTTCCAAGCCGCATAGTCATCACAAGCTTACCTCTGTTTTGACGGCGTACGAGATGTACATATCCTTGCTCCCCTCGTGCTCCTTGGCGGGTTGCCTGACCTGCACGTCCATCCATTTCCCATTCCAAGCTGATCCATCGGCTTCTTGACCTCCGagcctctccctcctctccaatGTCACCGTAccctccccatcctcaccaGCCTTTGCGTTATCATAGCCTTCGTAATGCTCTGAGACTGGCGGTTGCGCGAAGGGCGGTGAGATGGACTCGAAGCCCTCTTCAAATGGtgattgagatggagaaggggcaGGCAGAGGAGGGTTACTAGAGGGTGCGTCGTCCCACGTGATTGAATGGAATCCGTCCTGGTCCATGGCTTGTGAGCGTTTTGGCGGGAAAGTGTATCAGAGTATACCGTGTGCGGACGGAGATGATAGAGGAGAGTAACCGCGAGAACTAATAATAaagcgatgacgatggGCTTAATTAACATCGTAACTATTTCTATAAGGGGCAACAAACAATGACCTGAGGGGTTCTCATTACCTCCACTTCActgctccactcttctcttttcaacACACATTCAACATAGCTCAAATGCCTAAGGTCAGcaagaaggcaagggcaCTCAGGGAGCTCGACAATAGCCTACAGCAACTCCAACCCCTGCTCCATATACCGAAATACCGAGCACAGTACGATGCCGAGCTTGCGCGTCGCACGGAAATACAGAGTAAACGGTACTATGACCGTCCTGCGACATACAAAAAGTCCCATATCTCTTCGAGCATCTGCGATAGCATAGATGCCATATTAAATGCcccagaggaagaatttAGGAGAAGTTTTAGGATGTCcaggagagagatggagcaAGAGATATGGGTTAGGTTTGCAGGCGCGTCAGTGTTCCGGAGCAAAGGAAGTAGGAAACAGGCGA from Cryptococcus deuterogattii R265 chromosome 11, complete sequence includes the following:
- a CDS encoding blocked early in transport 1, with translation MSHRTTLSQRNPQSSNVLFPPSGPSSGRVSPSSFRPGSSAGTSQFSESPYGGGMGSGYTRATHDIEGQNDERLEGLLGKVKILKDITTGIGNEVRDSNIQLGNMNDTFSSTSSFLSGTFKRMNKMAKRQGGNWCWLMMFLLFVLWIFVVLWWLRR
- a CDS encoding CORD and CS domain-containing protein produces the protein MTVLKCTNQACGKEFEEDDNQDNSCAYHPGGPIFHEGLKSWSCCKETNKPVLEFDAFMALPPCTTGKHSSTLRVNPAAPQRNSQAEPSPVVTSVSKDGIETYGTAAPTAKLPAAESSKVSVSDTATAASSFSPSALTAITLSEPKMEQKEVKEEEHDDLSVPVPDGARCKRLACGATWEGEEVSRGEGEKAVCRYHPQPAIFHEGSKGYLCCKRRVLEFDEFMKIPGCKEGKHLFVGSKKDETKEEVVNCRLDHYQTPTQVIVSAFAKGADKSRSTITFTPQTLSLDLSLPSNKRVLKTVTLYGPIDPELSSYRILGTKVEITLVKPKPASWPVLELPPAGTELPPGYALTFGVSGRTGTIGGKEIVLAAEELAKRQ
- a CDS encoding sorting nexin-4; the encoded protein is MDQDGFHSITWDDAPSSNPPLPAPSPSQSPFEEGFESISPPFAQPPVSEHYEGYDNAKAGEDGEGTVTLERRERLGGQEADGSAWNGKWMDVQVRQPAKEHEGSKDMYISYAVKTETSLPTFRKPLTVVRRRFQDFVFLREHLVKNFPACVVPPIPDKHRLEYIKGDRFSPEFVERRRVDLQRFADRIARHPTLQRSQLVNDFLQSTEWATKHHHISHPPPESHTSLIDSLSDTFINAFSRVRKPDARFVEMTDELERFEEGLIGVERVIGRGKSRIDDLATDYQDMAAAYQGLGYLESGITEPLNRFAEKMLDFSTLLKHMNNTTIEPFLSSSHSLLSYSATHRNVIKLRDQKQLDFEELSAYLSAIVSERDRLAALSSGHTAAPVGLGTYLRDQVDKLRGTDDIHTRRERMRKMDGKIKELQDAVTLAHETSNAFSEEVIKEHAYFELEKKQEMKDALQAYADGQVEMLQQAMDDWDRIIPLLQRIRVDV